From one Cyanobacterium stanieri PCC 7202 genomic stretch:
- a CDS encoding hypothetical protein (KEGG: cyt:cce_3936 hypothetical protein~SPTR: Putative uncharacterized protein), with amino-acid sequence MPYTTEDGGRVNNFANEPKVYKAEPPTDSEKRNYLILGVVSALLVAGGIAIAFYASANAPVS; translated from the coding sequence ATGCCCTATACCACAGAAGATGGCGGAAGAGTTAATAATTTTGCCAATGAGCCTAAAGTTTATAAAGCTGAACCTCCTACCGATAGCGAAAAAAGAAACTATTTAATCCTTGGAGTTGTTTCTGCCCTCTTGGTTGCAGGGGGAATTGCGATCGCCTTTTACGCCTCCGCTAACGCTCCTGTGTCATAA
- a CDS encoding Nitrilase/cyanide hydratase and apolipoprotein N-acyltransferase (PFAM: Carbon-nitrogen hydrolase~COGs: COG0388 amidohydrolase~InterPro IPR003010:IPR001110~KEGG: mar:MAE_51130 nitrilase-like protein~PFAM: Nitrilase/cyanide hydratase and apolipoprotein N-acyltransferase~SPTR: Genome sequencing data, contig C317;~manually curated) produces the protein MKSYLAAAVCMTSTPDVEANLNQAEELIELAVNQGAKLIGLPENFSFLGRDEDKIAQVETIATKSEKFLIRMAQRFQVTILGGGFPTPLKGDRTKAYNTAMLVDANGMELARYNKVHLFDVNVPDGNNYQESKTVMAGDALPPVYDGKDLGKIGLSICYDVRFPEVFRHLSRQGAEVMFIPAAFTAYTGKDHWQVLLQARAIENTCYVVAPAQTGNHYARRCSHGHAVVVDPWGGIIASTGSQIGVAIGEINPQRLQQVRLQMPSLQHRVFN, from the coding sequence ATGAAATCATATTTGGCGGCGGCAGTTTGCATGACAAGCACTCCTGATGTGGAGGCAAATCTCAATCAGGCAGAGGAATTAATTGAGTTGGCGGTTAATCAGGGGGCAAAATTGATTGGTTTGCCCGAAAATTTCTCTTTTTTAGGTAGAGATGAGGATAAAATTGCCCAAGTGGAAACTATTGCCACCAAAAGCGAAAAGTTTTTGATTCGTATGGCACAACGTTTTCAAGTTACTATCCTTGGCGGAGGTTTTCCTACTCCCCTCAAGGGCGATCGCACCAAGGCTTATAATACTGCTATGCTGGTGGATGCCAATGGCATGGAATTAGCTCGTTATAACAAAGTCCATCTATTTGATGTTAATGTACCTGACGGGAACAATTATCAAGAATCGAAAACCGTTATGGCAGGGGATGCCTTACCCCCTGTATATGACGGAAAAGACTTAGGAAAAATAGGGCTTTCCATCTGTTATGATGTTCGCTTTCCCGAAGTATTTCGCCATCTTTCCCGTCAGGGTGCCGAAGTAATGTTTATTCCTGCCGCCTTTACCGCTTATACTGGCAAGGATCATTGGCAAGTTTTATTACAGGCAAGAGCCATCGAAAATACTTGTTATGTGGTGGCGCCAGCGCAAACGGGAAATCATTATGCTCGTCGTTGTAGCCATGGTCATGCGGTGGTAGTAGACCCTTGGGGTGGTATCATTGCCAGTACAGGCTCTCAAATTGGAGTTGCCATTGGAGAAATTAATCCCCAACGTCTTCAACAGGTACGTTTACAAATGCCTAGTTTACAACATCGGGTTTTTAATTAG
- a CDS encoding hypothetical protein (KEGG: cyu:UCYN_07140 hypothetical protein~SPTR: Similarity. Hypothetical start) encodes MQVLLIKVTIFFLFFPAFSGLAIRLFEGRDLSYRLLCLGLMLFCMEQCRMAIVDLTDYFLAKTQCNNYRLSFYFNVLWITIALELVGFYYCFFALNLGSIIVLLSQVWFNSFARIKITTKNNQINIIPWGIKKRIGELLGAFLGITLVTLWTINFYPLLMGFFMLSMMVIFMILKYILPWFKTTFGNG; translated from the coding sequence GTGCAAGTCTTATTAATTAAAGTTACTATTTTCTTCCTTTTTTTTCCAGCTTTTTCAGGTTTAGCGATAAGGTTGTTTGAGGGGAGAGATTTATCTTATCGTCTTCTTTGTTTGGGGTTGATGCTTTTTTGTATGGAACAATGTCGCATGGCAATTGTGGATTTAACTGATTATTTTTTAGCTAAAACACAGTGTAATAATTATCGTCTTTCTTTTTATTTTAACGTTTTATGGATAACGATCGCCCTTGAGTTGGTAGGATTTTATTATTGTTTTTTTGCCCTGAATCTAGGATCAATAATAGTATTGTTAAGCCAAGTATGGTTTAACAGTTTTGCAAGAATTAAAATCACAACTAAGAATAATCAAATTAATATAATCCCTTGGGGAATAAAGAAAAGAATCGGGGAATTATTGGGAGCTTTTTTAGGAATAACATTAGTTACCCTGTGGACAATCAATTTTTATCCTCTCCTCATGGGCTTTTTTATGTTATCAATGATGGTAATTTTTATGATCCTAAAATACATTTTACCATGGTTCAAAACTACTTTTGGCAATGGGTAA
- a CDS encoding Creatininase (PFAM: Creatinine amidohydrolase~COGs: COG1402 Uncharacterized protein putative amidase~InterPro IPR003785~KEGG: cyc:PCC7424_3599 creatininase~PFAM: Creatininase~SPTR: Creatininase), translating into MQLHQSTWQEVETYLSQSKGIIIPIGSTEQHGPTGLIGTDAICAEKVAHGVGEEASAMVAPTINVGMALHHTAFPGTISLRPSTMIVYIKDYLTSLARAGFQRFFFINGHGGNIATLKATFSECYDHFATLNIPEQEKIKCTVANWFMIRDVYMLAKELYGDQEGSHATPSEVALTQFVYPEMIKTAPLEKEVAKGHPIYGASNFRRCYPDGRMGSNPSLATPEHGQRFYELAVKNLTQSYLEFIS; encoded by the coding sequence ATGCAACTACACCAATCCACCTGGCAAGAAGTCGAAACATATTTATCCCAGTCTAAAGGTATTATCATCCCCATCGGCTCCACCGAACAACATGGCCCCACAGGATTAATCGGTACTGATGCCATCTGTGCAGAAAAAGTTGCCCATGGTGTGGGTGAAGAAGCATCCGCCATGGTAGCCCCCACCATAAATGTCGGTATGGCATTACATCATACCGCCTTTCCTGGTACCATCAGCCTACGTCCTAGTACCATGATTGTGTATATAAAAGACTATCTAACTTCCCTAGCAAGGGCAGGATTTCAACGTTTCTTTTTCATTAATGGTCATGGGGGAAATATTGCCACCCTCAAAGCCACTTTTTCCGAATGTTATGATCACTTTGCCACTCTGAACATTCCTGAACAGGAAAAGATAAAATGTACCGTGGCTAATTGGTTTATGATCCGAGATGTGTATATGTTAGCCAAAGAGTTGTACGGTGATCAAGAAGGTTCCCATGCTACCCCCTCAGAGGTGGCTTTAACCCAGTTTGTTTACCCTGAGATGATCAAAACCGCCCCCCTAGAAAAAGAGGTGGCAAAAGGACATCCTATTTATGGAGCGAGTAACTTTCGCAGGTGCTACCCTGATGGTAGAATGGGATCAAATCCCAGTTTAGCGACACCAGAACATGGTCAAAGATTTTATGAGTTGGCGGTTAAAAATTTAACTCAAAGTTATCTGGAATTTATTAGTTAA
- a CDS encoding Abortive infection protein (PFAM: CAAX amino terminal protease family~InterPro IPR003675~KEGG: cyc:PCC7424_0616 abortive infection protein~PFAM: Abortive infection protein~SPTR: Abortive infection protein) yields MNDEQDNLQSLSRIQILVFMGVTAVIFLLIAQIWHRAGSIALIPVEFNLSAIITGILLAMGVLLASTVLTKFWTPYRLSAEKYLNLIVSPLLIPDLIWVGLLPGLSEELLFRGVMIPAFGYGYGAIAISSILFGVLHLSDTQNWHYVLWAIVIGFVLGYSAYATDNLLVPITAHILINFSSSLIWKLKQNRELQ; encoded by the coding sequence ATGAATGATGAGCAGGATAACTTACAGTCTTTGAGTCGTATTCAAATTTTAGTTTTTATGGGGGTGACGGCGGTTATTTTTTTATTAATCGCCCAGATTTGGCATCGAGCAGGATCGATCGCCCTTATCCCTGTAGAATTTAATTTATCAGCTATCATTACAGGGATATTATTGGCCATGGGGGTACTATTAGCTAGTACCGTGTTAACCAAGTTTTGGACTCCCTACCGTCTCAGTGCCGAAAAATATCTCAATTTAATTGTCTCCCCCTTATTAATTCCCGATTTGATTTGGGTGGGTTTGTTACCGGGATTGAGTGAAGAGTTATTATTTCGGGGGGTGATGATTCCTGCCTTTGGTTATGGCTATGGGGCGATCGCCATTTCTAGTATTTTATTCGGTGTCTTACATCTAAGTGATACCCAAAACTGGCACTATGTCCTATGGGCGATCGTCATTGGCTTTGTTTTGGGCTATAGTGCCTATGCCACAGATAATCTCTTAGTACCTATTACCGCCCATATTTTGATTAATTTTAGCTCCAGCCTCATTTGGAAATTGAAGCAAAATAGAGAGTTACAATAG
- a CDS encoding hypothetical protein (KEGG: cyc:PCC7424_1230 hypothetical protein~SPTR: Putative uncharacterized protein): protein MIFFKPSEIVCLDNQNKSLYCEIIDVITQQNKCWVRPLMLVNFTEQNEYERAVNNIEDLRFTSDLLWSTQHFRPVFDTEYITFCCQLPEFEFDDKKILNAKKILRHFIQDLWLFNSK from the coding sequence GTGATTTTTTTCAAACCTAGTGAAATAGTTTGTTTAGATAATCAAAATAAATCATTATATTGTGAAATTATTGATGTTATAACGCAACAAAATAAATGCTGGGTACGCCCTCTTATGTTAGTTAATTTTACAGAACAAAACGAGTATGAAAGGGCTGTAAACAATATAGAAGATTTACGTTTCACATCGGATTTATTATGGAGTACCCAACATTTTCGCCCCGTATTTGATACTGAATATATTACCTTTTGTTGTCAATTACCTGAATTTGAATTTGACGATAAAAAGATATTAAATGCCAAAAAAATTCTCAGACATTTTATTCAGGATTTATGGCTATTTAATAGTAAATAG
- a CDS encoding translation elongation factor 2 (EF-2/EF-G) (PFAM: Elongation factor Tu domain 2; Elongation factor G C-terminus; Elongation factor Tu GTP binding domain; Elongation factor G, domain IV~TIGRFAM: translation elongation factor EF-G; small GTP-binding protein domain~COGs: COG0480 Translation elongation factors (GTPase)~InterProIPR000795:IPR004540:IPR005225:IPR004161:IPR 005517:IPR000640~KEGG: cyp:PCC8801_0770 elongation factor G~PFAM: protein synthesis factor GTP-binding; elongation factor Tu domain 2 protein; elongation factor G domain IV; elongation factor G domain-containing protein~SPTR: Translation elongation factor G;~TIGRFAM: translation elongation factor G; small GTP-binding protein) has protein sequence MKKDLARYRNIGIFAHVDAGKTTTTERILKLTGKIHKLGEVHDGAATTDFMEQEQERGITIQSAATSCFWKDHQFNIIDTPGHVDFTIEVYRSLKVLDGGIGVFCGSGGVEPQSETNWRYANDSKVSRIIYVNKLDRTGADFYSVVKQVKEILAATPLVMVLPIGIETEFKGVVDLLTRKAWIWDDSGDPMNYTIEDVPADMEEDVEMYREQLIETAVEQDEALMEKYLEGEEISIEDIKRCIRKGTRDLAFFPTYCGSSFKNKGVQLVLDAVVDYLPAPNEVNPQPIVDLEGNETGEFAKVDADEPFRALAFKIMDDRYGALTFTRIYSGILEKGTTVLNTATGKTERVGRIVEMHANDRIEIDQAQAGDIVAIVGMKNIQTGHTICDPNNPATLEPMVFPEPVISIAIKPTQKGGNEKMGMALSKMVQEDPSFYVETDQESGETIIKGMGELHLDIKVDILKRTHGVEVEVGKPQVAYRESITKVINDSYTHKKQSGGSGQFGRIDYTIEPGEPGTGFQFESKVTGGNVPREFWPAVNKGFESSIEKGVLAGYPCVDLKVTLTDGAFHPVDSSAIAFEIAAKAGYRQSIPKAGPQILEPIMNVDVFTPEDHIGDVIGDLNRRRGMIKSQNTTPMGVRIKAEAPLSEMFGYIGDLRTMTSGRGQFSMEFSHYAPCPKNIADEVIKEAKERELALAK, from the coding sequence ATGAAAAAGGACCTCGCTCGATATAGAAATATTGGGATTTTTGCCCACGTTGATGCTGGAAAAACCACTACTACAGAAAGAATCCTAAAATTAACTGGTAAAATTCATAAACTTGGCGAAGTACATGATGGTGCCGCTACCACCGACTTTATGGAACAGGAGCAGGAGCGAGGAATCACCATTCAATCCGCCGCTACAAGTTGTTTCTGGAAAGATCATCAGTTCAATATTATTGACACCCCCGGACACGTAGATTTTACCATCGAGGTATATCGTTCTCTTAAAGTATTAGATGGTGGTATTGGAGTATTCTGTGGCTCTGGTGGGGTTGAACCTCAGTCTGAAACCAACTGGCGTTATGCTAACGATTCTAAGGTTTCTCGTATCATTTATGTGAACAAATTAGACCGTACTGGGGCTGATTTTTATAGTGTTGTTAAGCAGGTAAAAGAAATTCTGGCGGCGACTCCTTTGGTAATGGTATTACCCATCGGTATTGAAACCGAATTTAAAGGGGTTGTGGATTTATTAACCCGTAAGGCTTGGATTTGGGATGATTCTGGGGATCCTATGAATTACACCATCGAGGATGTTCCTGCGGATATGGAAGAAGATGTAGAAATGTACCGTGAGCAGTTAATTGAGACTGCGGTGGAACAAGATGAAGCATTAATGGAAAAATATCTCGAAGGTGAAGAAATTTCCATCGAAGATATTAAGCGTTGTATCCGTAAAGGTACCCGTGATCTTGCTTTCTTCCCTACCTATTGCGGTTCTTCTTTCAAAAATAAAGGGGTGCAGTTAGTTTTAGATGCGGTGGTTGATTATTTACCTGCCCCTAATGAAGTTAATCCTCAGCCCATTGTAGATTTAGAAGGTAACGAAACTGGTGAATTTGCCAAAGTTGATGCTGATGAGCCTTTCAGAGCTTTAGCGTTCAAGATTATGGACGATCGCTACGGTGCGCTTACTTTTACTCGTATTTATTCTGGTATCCTCGAAAAGGGTACAACTGTATTAAATACTGCTACTGGTAAAACCGAGCGTGTGGGTAGAATTGTGGAAATGCACGCTAATGATCGTATTGAGATTGATCAAGCCCAAGCAGGGGACATTGTGGCGATCGTGGGTATGAAAAATATCCAAACTGGTCATACCATTTGTGATCCTAACAATCCCGCTACCCTTGAGCCTATGGTATTCCCTGAGCCTGTAATCTCCATTGCCATCAAACCTACCCAAAAAGGTGGTAATGAAAAAATGGGTATGGCTCTTAGTAAAATGGTTCAAGAAGATCCTTCTTTCTATGTGGAAACTGACCAAGAAAGCGGTGAAACCATTATTAAAGGGATGGGTGAATTACACCTTGATATTAAGGTGGACATCCTCAAACGTACCCATGGGGTAGAGGTAGAAGTTGGTAAACCTCAAGTGGCTTACCGTGAATCTATTACCAAGGTAATTAATGATAGTTATACCCACAAGAAACAGTCTGGTGGTTCTGGACAGTTTGGACGTATTGACTACACCATCGAACCGGGCGAACCTGGTACTGGATTCCAGTTTGAGTCTAAGGTGACAGGTGGTAATGTTCCCCGTGAATTTTGGCCTGCGGTTAATAAAGGTTTTGAAAGCAGTATCGAAAAAGGTGTGTTAGCTGGTTATCCTTGTGTGGATCTCAAGGTTACTTTAACTGATGGTGCTTTCCACCCTGTGGATTCTAGTGCGATCGCCTTTGAAATTGCAGCTAAAGCGGGTTATCGTCAATCTATTCCTAAAGCTGGGCCCCAAATCCTTGAGCCTATTATGAATGTGGACGTCTTCACCCCTGAAGATCACATCGGGGATGTAATCGGTGATCTTAACCGTCGTCGTGGTATGATCAAGTCTCAAAATACTACTCCTATGGGTGTAAGAATCAAGGCTGAAGCTCCTTTGAGTGAGATGTTTGGTTATATTGGTGATTTACGTACTATGACTTCTGGACGTGGTCAATTCTCCATGGAATTTTCTCATTATGCACCTTGTCCTAAGAATATCGCTGATGAGGTAATCAAGGAAGCTAAAGAGCGTGAATTGGCTTTGGCTAAATAA
- a CDS encoding peptide methionine sulfoxide reductase (PFAM: Peptide methionine sulfoxide reductase~TIGRFAM: methionine-S-sulfoxide reductase~COGs: COG0225 Peptide methionine sulfoxide reductase~InterPro IPR002569~KEGG: mar:MAE_17310 methionine sulfoxide reductase A~PFAM: Methionine sulfoxide reductase A~PRIAM: Peptide-methionine (S)-S-oxide reductase~SPTR: Peptide methionine sulfoxide reductase;~TIGRFAM: peptide methionine sulfoxide reductase), whose product MFLFGLGDKKLTLPKPEEALKGRDKKMPLPSKHFVNGNPFKTEYPAQMEKALFGMGCFWGAERKFWQLETGIYLTAVGYAAGYTPNPTYEEVCSGLTGHNEVVLVVYDPQIISYETLLKVFWENHDPTQGMRQGNDKGTQYRSGIYTYSAEQKELAQKSKQLYQQELNQAGYGEITTEILDAPEFYFAEGYHQQYLAKNPNGYCGLGGTKISFPEVSLIKN is encoded by the coding sequence ATGTTTTTATTTGGACTCGGAGACAAAAAATTAACCCTACCTAAACCAGAAGAAGCTCTCAAAGGTAGAGACAAAAAAATGCCTCTACCCTCCAAGCATTTCGTCAACGGCAACCCTTTCAAAACCGAATATCCTGCCCAGATGGAAAAAGCCCTATTCGGTATGGGTTGTTTTTGGGGTGCCGAGAGAAAATTTTGGCAACTAGAAACAGGAATTTACCTTACTGCCGTAGGTTATGCCGCAGGTTATACCCCCAACCCCACCTATGAAGAAGTCTGTAGCGGTTTGACAGGGCATAACGAAGTGGTATTGGTAGTTTATGATCCTCAAATCATTAGTTACGAAACCCTCCTCAAAGTATTTTGGGAAAATCATGACCCCACCCAAGGTATGCGTCAAGGTAACGACAAAGGCACTCAATACCGCTCAGGAATTTACACCTATTCCGCCGAACAAAAAGAACTTGCCCAAAAATCCAAACAACTTTATCAACAAGAATTAAACCAAGCAGGATACGGAGAAATCACTACCGAAATCCTTGACGCTCCAGAGTTTTACTTCGCCGAAGGCTACCATCAACAATACCTCGCTAAAAATCCTAACGGTTACTGTGGTTTAGGGGGTACAAAAATATCTTTCCCCGAAGTTTCCTTAATCAAAAATTAG
- a CDS encoding hypothetical protein (KEGG: cyt:cce_0643 hypothetical protein~SPTR: RNA polymerase sigma factor), with translation MSDLNRGIMKFEGADKPIIVGISAFLILGSITALIIWALNSAYAIM, from the coding sequence ATGTCTGATCTAAATCGTGGCATCATGAAATTTGAAGGTGCTGACAAGCCTATTATCGTTGGCATTTCTGCCTTTCTCATACTCGGCAGTATCACCGCATTAATCATCTGGGCGCTAAATTCTGCCTATGCCATAATGTAA
- a CDS encoding 3'-5' exonuclease (PFAM: 3'-5' exonuclease~COGs: COG0349 Ribonuclease D~InterPro IPR002562~KEGG: npu:Npun_F5743 3'-5' exonuclease~PFAM: 3'-5' exonuclease~SMART: 3'-5' exonuclease~SPTR: 3'-5' exonuclease): MYLTNKDEIQDIILDLKEAEILWVDTEVADYKTKNPRLSLIQVLAYPNNVDGSRTYIFDVLNKPEITDFFIEHIMSNKGIRKVFHNAQYDLRFLGKREAKNIFCTFELAKSIPHHILPVKSKSLKKLTEYFTDFQDIDKDEQGGDWGIRPLTQNQIKYAQMDCVYLAQVYKYLSVLNDTMQEENNSLESLSQRYKELEEQWLLLNSEIEYLKDKIKQIMIEENIEKSDLFRLSRVERNTVRTNLQDLVHLVEEKENELNFSIKLTNDIKKILGQNLDYLNTEVETSVFYTLKTID, encoded by the coding sequence ATGTATTTAACAAATAAAGATGAAATTCAAGATATTATTCTTGATTTGAAAGAGGCAGAGATACTCTGGGTTGACACAGAAGTTGCTGATTATAAAACCAAAAATCCTCGATTGTCATTAATTCAAGTTTTAGCTTACCCTAATAATGTGGATGGTAGCAGAACATATATTTTTGATGTGTTAAATAAACCTGAGATAACTGATTTTTTTATTGAGCATATTATGAGTAATAAGGGTATTAGAAAAGTATTTCATAATGCCCAATATGATCTGAGATTTTTAGGAAAAAGGGAAGCAAAAAATATTTTTTGTACCTTTGAATTAGCCAAGAGTATTCCCCATCATATTTTACCCGTTAAAAGTAAATCTTTGAAAAAATTAACCGAATATTTTACTGATTTTCAAGATATTGATAAAGACGAACAGGGCGGAGATTGGGGAATCAGACCATTAACTCAAAATCAGATCAAGTATGCTCAGATGGATTGTGTTTATTTAGCCCAAGTTTATAAATATTTATCAGTATTGAATGACACCATGCAAGAGGAAAATAATAGTTTGGAGAGTTTATCTCAAAGGTATAAAGAATTAGAGGAACAATGGTTATTATTAAATTCAGAAATTGAGTATTTAAAGGATAAAATTAAACAAATAATGATTGAAGAGAATATAGAAAAAAGTGATTTGTTTCGGTTATCACGGGTAGAAAGAAATACTGTTAGAACTAATTTACAGGATTTAGTTCATTTAGTGGAAGAAAAGGAAAATGAATTAAATTTTTCCATTAAGTTAACTAATGACATTAAAAAAATTTTAGGTCAGAATTTAGATTATTTAAATACGGAGGTGGAGACAAGTGTTTTTTATACTTTAAAAACTATCGATTAA
- a CDS encoding phospholipase/Carboxylesterase (PFAM: Phospholipase/Carboxylesterase~COGs: COG0400 esterase~InterPro IPR003140~KEGG: cyh:Cyan8802_4488 phospholipase/carboxylesterase~PFAM: phospholipase/Carboxylesterase~SPTR: Phospholipase/Carboxylesterase), translating to MNLDTIIHSPPAGQETKYIFVLLHGWGANYHDLSSLPPLLDLPHCQYIFPNAPYAHPQVPEGKAWYALENNNHGIKESVDTFYRWLLTLEDTTNIPLNKTIVGGFSQGGAMSLDVGLQLPVAGVCSLSGYLHFEPKADRNPFPPTLMCHGTNDPIVPIQGARDAKQKLEGVGVNVTYKEYDMAHEIIPLEINVIRDFVLKQINQ from the coding sequence ATGAACTTAGATACTATCATCCATAGTCCACCTGCAGGGCAAGAAACTAAATATATTTTTGTCCTCCTTCATGGCTGGGGGGCAAATTATCATGATTTATCCTCCCTACCTCCACTCCTAGACTTACCCCATTGTCAATACATTTTTCCCAATGCCCCCTATGCCCATCCTCAAGTACCAGAAGGAAAAGCATGGTATGCCCTTGAAAACAACAATCATGGCATCAAAGAAAGTGTAGATACTTTTTATCGTTGGTTACTTACCCTCGAAGATACAACCAATATACCCCTAAATAAAACCATTGTGGGTGGTTTTTCCCAAGGAGGTGCCATGAGTTTAGATGTTGGTTTACAGTTACCCGTTGCAGGAGTATGCAGTCTCAGTGGATATTTACACTTTGAACCCAAAGCTGACAGAAACCCTTTTCCACCCACCTTAATGTGTCATGGTACAAATGACCCTATTGTTCCCATTCAAGGGGCAAGAGATGCTAAACAAAAATTGGAAGGGGTGGGAGTAAATGTGACTTATAAAGAATATGACATGGCCCATGAGATTATTCCTTTAGAAATCAATGTAATTCGTGATTTTGTTTTAAAACAGATTAATCAATAA